One Nesterenkonia populi DNA window includes the following coding sequences:
- the gltB gene encoding glutamate synthase large subunit: MSASQVISPFERFAAFPEKQGLYDPAKEHENCGMAAVATLRGYPGHDIVDHALYALRCVEHRGAVGGDVGTGDGAGILTQVPDELFRSVADFELPGAGEYAAGTAFLPKDESERDQVTAAFEEMAAEQGLTLLGWRDVPIDDSMIGSMAREAMPFFKQAFVALASEDSPEYQESAGGSLDQRAWRLRKRAQNRLGVYFASLSSKTITYKGMLTTAQLEPFYPDLSDERYKSTLGIVHSRFSTNTFPSWPLAQPLRQIAHNGEINTVEGNRNWMRARQSTMSSELLGDDPEYLFPICTPGASDSTSFDEAAEMLMLSGRPLSQAMRMMIPEAWENHDSMGPKLRAFYEYHAMLMEAWDGPAAMAFTDGQQLGAMLDRNGLRPARYWVTDDGLVVLSSEVGVIDLDPASVVRKGRVAPGMMFLVDTAEGRIIEDEEIKEELATSQPWEEWVSENLVELEDLPDRLHVQHPSGSVRLRQQTFGYTHEELKTLVGPMASTGAEPLGAMGTDTPIAVLADRPRLLFDYFVQAFAQVTNPPLDAIREELVTSLGVYIGPNGNVLSSDQVRHQQVKLDFPVIDNDQLAKVANIRNDEGQKVALKIRGLFRVGSTEEEFRQRIREICEKVSAAVNRGVNYIVLSDRDSNAQWAPIPSLLLTSAVHHHLLKSANRTRASLIVEAGDVRETHHVATLIGYGAAAVNPYLAMESAEDMVRRGEITNVDEPQAVKNLITALGKGVLKIMSKMGISTVASYCGAQTFEAVGLSQRVVDQYFSGTHSLMGGVGLEVISKETHERHARAYPQDGNDLGRGSELEVGGEYQWRREGPPHLFNPETVFRLQHASRTRRYDIFKQYTKAVDDQSEALMTLRGLFRLKGTRKPVPIGEVEPVSEIVKRFNTGAMSYGSISQEAHETLAIAMNRLGGRSNTGEGGEHPQRLIDPERRSAIKQIASGRFGVTSQYLTHASDLQIKMAQGAKPGEGGQLMGKKVYPWVAETRHSTPGVSLVSPPPHHDIYSIEDLKQLIYDLKRANTGSRVHVKLVSLHGVGTVAAGVAKASADVVLISGHDGGTGASPLNSLKHAGTPWELGLAEAQQTLMLNGLRERVTVQVDGQMKSGRDVVIAALLGAEEYGFATAPLVVSGCIMMRVCHLDTCPVGVATQNPVLRERYTGKADHVVNFFEFIAQEVREYLAELGFRSLDEAIGHIDSLDMDEAKRHWKSEGLNLTAVLTGWDPNEEKTAGMLRRTAEQDHGLEKHFDVALIEQSQPAIQHGEQVRIESRVVNTDRAVGTMLGHEITKALGLSTLDHNTIRVDLHGEAGQSLGAFLPHGITLRLSGDANDYVGKGLSGGRIIIHPHPSAPLVAEDNTVAGNVIGYGATQGEMFLRGQVGERFLVRNSGATAVVEGIGDHGCEYMTGGQALVLGPTGRNFGAGMSGGTAYILDFDPGKLNVQAVRTDALLLSELDEEDKQIVLDLLRRHQEETGSELAVRLLQNQEGTLSRLTKILPRDYDAVLRARSEALDEGLDPNGDAAWQKILEVTRG; the protein is encoded by the coding sequence ATGTCCGCATCGCAGGTCATCAGCCCATTTGAGCGCTTCGCCGCATTCCCGGAGAAGCAGGGGCTCTACGACCCTGCCAAGGAGCATGAGAACTGCGGCATGGCCGCCGTTGCCACCCTCCGCGGCTATCCGGGACACGACATCGTCGACCACGCCCTCTATGCCCTGCGCTGCGTGGAGCACCGCGGTGCCGTCGGCGGCGATGTGGGCACCGGCGACGGCGCCGGCATCCTCACACAGGTGCCGGACGAGCTGTTCCGCTCCGTGGCGGACTTCGAGCTGCCCGGTGCCGGCGAGTACGCTGCCGGCACCGCATTCCTGCCCAAGGACGAGTCCGAGCGGGACCAGGTCACAGCGGCCTTCGAAGAGATGGCCGCTGAGCAGGGCCTGACCCTGCTGGGGTGGCGCGACGTCCCGATCGACGACTCCATGATCGGGTCCATGGCTCGCGAGGCCATGCCGTTCTTCAAGCAGGCCTTCGTCGCGCTGGCGTCCGAGGACTCCCCGGAGTACCAGGAGTCCGCCGGCGGCAGCCTGGACCAGCGCGCCTGGAGGCTGCGCAAGCGCGCCCAGAACCGCCTCGGCGTCTACTTCGCCTCCCTGAGCTCCAAGACGATCACGTACAAGGGGATGCTCACCACCGCGCAGCTGGAGCCCTTCTACCCGGACCTCTCCGACGAGCGGTACAAGTCCACCCTGGGCATCGTCCACTCCAGGTTCTCCACCAACACCTTCCCCTCGTGGCCGTTGGCCCAGCCGCTGCGGCAGATCGCCCACAACGGCGAGATCAACACGGTGGAGGGCAACCGCAACTGGATGCGTGCCCGTCAGTCGACGATGTCCTCCGAGCTGCTCGGCGACGACCCTGAGTACCTCTTCCCGATCTGCACGCCCGGCGCCTCAGACTCCACCAGCTTCGACGAGGCCGCCGAGATGCTCATGCTCTCCGGCCGGCCGCTCTCCCAGGCCATGCGGATGATGATCCCCGAGGCATGGGAGAACCACGACTCGATGGGTCCCAAGCTGCGGGCGTTCTACGAGTACCACGCCATGCTCATGGAGGCCTGGGACGGTCCGGCCGCCATGGCCTTCACCGACGGTCAGCAGCTCGGCGCCATGCTGGACCGCAACGGCCTGCGCCCGGCCCGCTACTGGGTCACCGATGACGGCTTGGTGGTCCTGTCCTCCGAGGTCGGCGTCATCGACCTGGACCCGGCCTCCGTGGTCCGCAAGGGTCGCGTGGCCCCTGGGATGATGTTCCTCGTCGACACCGCCGAGGGGCGGATCATCGAGGACGAGGAGATCAAGGAGGAGCTCGCCACCAGCCAGCCGTGGGAGGAGTGGGTCTCCGAGAACCTCGTCGAGCTGGAGGACCTGCCGGACCGGCTGCACGTGCAGCACCCCTCCGGGTCCGTCCGGCTGCGGCAGCAGACCTTCGGCTACACCCATGAGGAGCTGAAGACGCTGGTGGGGCCGATGGCCTCCACCGGCGCGGAGCCGCTGGGCGCCATGGGCACAGACACCCCCATCGCGGTGCTGGCCGACCGGCCTCGGCTGCTGTTCGACTACTTCGTCCAGGCCTTCGCCCAGGTCACCAATCCGCCCTTGGACGCGATCCGTGAGGAGCTGGTGACCTCCCTGGGCGTCTACATCGGCCCCAACGGAAACGTGCTCAGCTCCGATCAGGTGAGGCACCAGCAGGTCAAGCTGGACTTCCCCGTGATCGACAACGACCAATTGGCCAAGGTCGCCAACATCCGCAACGACGAGGGGCAGAAGGTCGCGCTGAAGATCCGCGGGCTGTTCCGGGTCGGCTCCACTGAGGAGGAGTTCCGGCAGCGGATCCGCGAGATCTGCGAGAAGGTCTCCGCTGCGGTGAACCGCGGGGTCAACTACATCGTCCTCTCGGACCGGGACTCCAATGCCCAGTGGGCACCGATCCCGTCCCTGCTGCTGACCTCCGCGGTGCACCATCACCTGCTGAAGTCGGCCAACCGTACTCGGGCGAGCCTGATCGTGGAGGCCGGCGATGTCCGCGAGACCCATCACGTGGCCACCCTGATCGGCTACGGCGCGGCCGCGGTCAACCCCTATCTGGCCATGGAGTCCGCCGAGGACATGGTCCGCCGCGGCGAGATCACCAATGTGGACGAGCCGCAGGCCGTGAAGAACCTCATCACCGCCCTGGGCAAGGGTGTGCTGAAGATCATGTCCAAGATGGGCATCTCTACGGTCGCCTCCTACTGCGGCGCCCAGACCTTCGAAGCAGTGGGCCTCTCCCAGCGGGTGGTGGACCAGTACTTCTCCGGCACCCACTCGCTGATGGGCGGCGTCGGCCTCGAAGTGATCTCCAAGGAGACCCACGAGCGGCACGCCCGCGCCTACCCGCAGGACGGCAACGACCTCGGCCGCGGCTCCGAGCTGGAGGTCGGCGGGGAGTACCAGTGGCGCCGAGAAGGCCCGCCGCACCTGTTCAACCCTGAGACCGTCTTCAGGCTCCAGCACGCCTCACGCACCCGCCGGTACGACATCTTCAAGCAGTACACCAAGGCTGTGGACGACCAGTCCGAGGCCCTGATGACCCTGCGTGGGCTCTTCAGGCTCAAAGGCACTCGCAAGCCGGTCCCGATCGGCGAGGTCGAGCCGGTCAGCGAGATCGTCAAGCGGTTCAACACCGGTGCGATGAGCTACGGCTCCATCTCCCAGGAGGCTCACGAGACGCTGGCCATCGCGATGAACCGGCTGGGCGGACGCTCCAACACCGGTGAGGGCGGCGAGCACCCTCAGCGGCTGATCGACCCGGAGCGGCGCAGCGCGATCAAGCAGATCGCATCCGGCCGCTTCGGCGTGACCAGCCAGTACCTCACCCACGCCTCCGACCTCCAGATCAAAATGGCCCAGGGCGCCAAGCCCGGCGAGGGCGGCCAGCTCATGGGCAAGAAGGTCTATCCCTGGGTGGCTGAGACCCGACACTCCACCCCGGGCGTCTCCCTGGTGTCTCCGCCGCCTCACCATGACATCTACTCCATCGAGGACCTCAAGCAGCTCATCTACGACCTCAAGCGGGCCAACACCGGGTCGCGGGTCCACGTGAAGCTGGTCTCCCTCCACGGCGTCGGCACGGTGGCAGCCGGGGTGGCCAAGGCCAGCGCCGACGTCGTGCTCATCTCCGGGCACGACGGCGGCACCGGCGCCTCCCCGCTGAACTCGCTGAAGCACGCCGGCACCCCCTGGGAGCTGGGCCTGGCCGAGGCCCAGCAGACCCTGATGCTCAACGGCCTGCGCGAGCGGGTCACCGTGCAGGTGGACGGCCAGATGAAGAGCGGCCGCGATGTCGTCATCGCCGCGTTGCTGGGCGCCGAGGAGTATGGCTTTGCGACTGCTCCTCTGGTGGTCTCCGGCTGCATCATGATGCGCGTCTGCCACCTCGACACCTGCCCGGTGGGCGTCGCGACCCAGAACCCGGTGCTGCGTGAGCGGTACACCGGCAAGGCCGACCACGTGGTGAACTTCTTCGAGTTCATCGCCCAGGAGGTCCGCGAGTATCTGGCCGAGCTGGGCTTCCGCAGCCTGGACGAGGCCATCGGCCACATCGATTCCCTGGACATGGACGAGGCCAAGCGGCACTGGAAGTCCGAGGGGCTGAACCTCACCGCGGTGCTCACGGGCTGGGACCCCAACGAGGAGAAGACCGCCGGGATGCTGCGGCGGACCGCCGAGCAGGACCATGGGCTTGAGAAGCACTTCGATGTCGCGCTGATCGAGCAGTCCCAGCCCGCCATCCAGCATGGCGAGCAGGTTCGCATCGAGTCCCGCGTGGTCAACACCGACCGTGCAGTCGGAACCATGCTCGGCCACGAGATCACCAAGGCCCTGGGACTGTCCACCTTGGACCACAACACCATCCGGGTGGACCTCCACGGCGAGGCCGGCCAGTCCCTCGGCGCGTTCCTTCCGCACGGGATCACACTGCGCCTGTCCGGCGACGCCAATGACTACGTCGGCAAGGGCCTCTCCGGGGGGCGGATCATCATCCACCCGCACCCCAGCGCTCCCCTGGTCGCCGAGGACAACACTGTGGCCGGCAACGTGATCGGCTACGGCGCCACCCAGGGTGAGATGTTCCTGCGCGGCCAGGTGGGGGAGCGGTTCCTCGTCCGGAACTCGGGCGCGACCGCCGTCGTCGAAGGCATCGGCGACCACGGCTGCGAGTACATGACCGGCGGCCAGGCCCTCGTTCTGGGCCCCACCGGCCGGAACTTCGGCGCGGGAATGTCCGGCGGCACCGCCTACATCCTCGACTTCGACCCCGGCAAGCTCAACGTGCAGGCCGTACGGACTGATGCGCTGCTGCTCAGCGAGCTGGACGAGGAGGACAAGCAGATCGTCCTCGACCTGCTGCGCCGCCATCAGGAGGAGACCGGCTCCGAGTTGGCCGTCCGCCTCCTGCAGAACCAGGAGGGCACCCTCTCCCGGCTGACCAAGATTCTGCCCCGTGACTACGACGCTGTGCTGCGCGCCCGCTCCGAGGCCCTCGACGAGGGACTGGACCCCAACGGCGACGCCGCATGGCAGAAGATCCTGGAGGTGACCCGTGGCTGA
- the lgt gene encoding prolipoprotein diacylglyceryl transferase, which translates to MTALLASGFPPPPIRVIDLPGPFEVAMYALCIVVGGILAVVVASKLWKSRGGDPEDVMSATLWAVLLGIVGARLYHVVSSPDPYFGEGGEPLRAFRIWEGGLSIIGAVAFGALGVYIACRRNGMKFPALADAVVPGVILAQAIGRWGNWFNQELFGRATNLPWGLRIDLEQPSQAPRGTTEDTLFHPTFLYESIWNLVGFVALVWLYKRFQFRPGLVTLTYVAYYCLGRFWIESLRIDEATKSTQYPLSDLGLDWRLNQIIVFVIFVIAVAAMLRLWTKRPQTDEDLDEQLQGYRPGTRMRPLTSAGAPGAASAGSPAPEAAETAEEGSGGASPAPTDESHRE; encoded by the coding sequence GTGACTGCCCTGCTCGCCTCCGGATTCCCGCCCCCGCCGATCCGCGTCATCGACCTTCCCGGTCCCTTCGAAGTCGCGATGTACGCTCTGTGCATCGTCGTCGGCGGCATCCTCGCCGTCGTCGTCGCCTCCAAGCTGTGGAAGTCCCGCGGCGGCGACCCTGAGGATGTCATGAGCGCGACCCTGTGGGCCGTGCTGCTCGGCATCGTCGGCGCCCGGCTCTACCACGTGGTCAGCTCCCCGGACCCCTACTTCGGTGAGGGCGGCGAACCGCTGCGCGCCTTCCGCATCTGGGAGGGCGGCCTGTCGATCATCGGAGCCGTCGCCTTCGGCGCCCTGGGCGTCTACATCGCCTGCCGGCGCAACGGGATGAAGTTCCCGGCCCTCGCCGATGCCGTGGTGCCGGGAGTGATCCTCGCCCAGGCGATCGGACGCTGGGGCAACTGGTTCAACCAGGAGCTCTTCGGCCGGGCCACCAACCTGCCCTGGGGCCTGCGCATCGACCTCGAGCAGCCCTCCCAGGCCCCGCGCGGCACCACTGAGGACACCCTCTTCCACCCCACCTTCCTCTACGAGTCGATCTGGAACCTGGTCGGGTTCGTCGCACTGGTATGGCTCTACAAGCGGTTCCAGTTCCGGCCCGGGCTCGTCACCCTGACCTATGTGGCCTACTACTGCCTCGGCCGGTTCTGGATCGAGTCCCTGCGCATCGACGAGGCCACCAAGTCCACCCAGTACCCGCTCTCAGACCTTGGGCTGGACTGGCGACTGAACCAGATCATCGTCTTCGTCATCTTTGTGATCGCCGTCGCCGCGATGCTGCGCCTCTGGACCAAGCGTCCTCAGACGGATGAGGACCTCGACGAGCAGCTGCAGGGCTACCGGCCCGGAACCCGGATGCGCCCGCTGACCAGCGCCGGCGCCCCGGGAGCAGCCTCGGCCGGGAGCCCCGCCCCGGAGGCCGCTGAGACTGCTGAGGAGGGGAGCGGGGGCGCCTCCCCTGCCCCTACGGACGAGTCTCACCGCGAGTAA
- the trpA gene encoding tryptophan synthase subunit alpha has protein sequence MSRTATAIDRAKEQKGAAFIGYLPAGYPDRDTSIAAAIALANSGADVIEIGIPYSDPVMDGPVIQQATTEVLGRGFRLDEVFEVVKAVTDATDAAVVVMTYYNIIDRMGPETFARRLAEAGGAGAITPDLIPDEAAEWIAAAEKHDLDRIFLAAPTSTQERHRAIAEASRGFVYGVSLMGVTGKRAAVSDAAAQVVQTSKAAGAERVCVGLGVSTRAHVEEISAYADGVIVGTALVAALRDGGVDAVASLTAELSGRS, from the coding sequence ATGAGCAGGACGGCGACAGCCATCGACCGGGCCAAGGAGCAGAAGGGCGCGGCCTTCATCGGCTATCTGCCCGCCGGGTACCCGGACAGGGACACCTCGATCGCCGCGGCCATCGCCCTGGCGAACAGCGGCGCCGACGTCATCGAGATCGGCATCCCCTACTCGGATCCCGTGATGGACGGGCCTGTCATCCAGCAGGCCACCACGGAGGTTCTGGGCCGCGGCTTCCGCCTCGACGAGGTCTTCGAGGTCGTCAAGGCCGTCACGGACGCCACCGACGCCGCCGTCGTCGTGATGACCTACTACAACATCATCGACCGGATGGGCCCCGAGACCTTCGCCCGGCGCCTCGCCGAGGCCGGCGGAGCTGGGGCGATCACCCCGGACCTCATCCCGGACGAGGCCGCTGAGTGGATCGCCGCGGCGGAGAAGCATGACCTGGACCGCATCTTCCTCGCCGCGCCCACCTCCACGCAGGAGCGCCACCGCGCCATCGCAGAAGCATCCAGGGGCTTCGTCTACGGGGTCTCTCTGATGGGCGTCACCGGCAAGCGCGCCGCAGTCTCCGATGCGGCCGCTCAGGTGGTCCAAACCTCCAAGGCCGCCGGGGCGGAGCGCGTCTGCGTGGGACTGGGGGTCTCCACCCGGGCCCACGTGGAGGAGATCAGCGCCTACGCCGACGGCGTGATCGTCGGCACCGCCCTGGTGGCGGCCCTGCGCGACGGGGGAGTGGACGCCGTCGCGAGCCTCACCGCAGAACTGTCCGGACGGTCCTGA
- the trpB gene encoding tryptophan synthase subunit beta, giving the protein MSTTQYRDAEGPYFGAYGGRWMPESLVAALDQLEAAFRDAKADPDFTAEYERLCRDYTGRPSLLTEVPRFAAAAGSARIFLKREDLNHTGSHKINNVLGQALLAKRLGKTRLIAETGAGQHGVAAATAAALMGMECVVYMGAEDTRRQALNVARMNLLGAEVIPVEHGAQTLKDAINEALRDWVASVDTTHYVLGTVAGPHPFPELVRFFHQVIGDEAREQIIAQTGRLPDAVAACVGGGSNAIGLFHGFLDDESVALFGFEAGGDGLETGRHASAITLGRSGVLHGARSYLMQDEDGQTVDSHSISAGLDYPSVGPEHAYLADVGRVAYEPVTDAECMDAFQQLCRTEGIIPAVESAHALAGAARLSASWGDEGADRIIVVSLSGRGDKDVATAAEWFRLLPGQENDPAADDAGSEAPEAGVQS; this is encoded by the coding sequence ATGAGCACCACCCAGTACCGCGATGCCGAGGGTCCCTACTTCGGAGCCTACGGCGGCCGCTGGATGCCCGAATCCCTGGTCGCCGCGCTCGACCAGCTCGAGGCCGCCTTCCGGGATGCCAAGGCGGACCCGGACTTCACTGCCGAGTACGAGCGGCTCTGTCGGGACTACACCGGCCGTCCCAGCCTGCTGACCGAGGTGCCCCGCTTCGCCGCGGCCGCCGGCAGCGCGCGCATCTTCCTGAAGCGCGAGGACCTCAACCACACCGGATCCCACAAGATCAACAACGTGCTCGGCCAGGCGCTGCTCGCCAAGCGGCTGGGCAAGACCCGCCTGATCGCTGAGACCGGCGCCGGCCAGCACGGAGTGGCCGCAGCCACCGCCGCAGCCCTGATGGGCATGGAGTGCGTGGTCTACATGGGCGCTGAGGACACCCGCCGCCAGGCCCTCAACGTGGCCCGGATGAACCTCCTCGGCGCCGAGGTGATCCCCGTGGAGCATGGCGCCCAGACTTTGAAGGACGCCATCAACGAGGCCCTGCGGGACTGGGTCGCCAGCGTGGACACCACCCACTACGTGCTGGGCACGGTCGCGGGCCCGCACCCGTTCCCGGAGCTGGTGCGCTTCTTCCACCAGGTCATCGGCGATGAGGCCCGGGAGCAGATCATCGCTCAGACCGGACGCCTGCCCGATGCCGTGGCTGCGTGCGTCGGCGGCGGCTCCAACGCCATCGGCCTCTTTCACGGCTTCCTCGACGACGAATCAGTGGCCCTGTTCGGCTTCGAGGCCGGCGGCGACGGCTTGGAGACCGGCCGGCACGCCAGCGCGATCACCCTCGGGCGCTCCGGGGTGCTGCATGGGGCACGCTCATACCTGATGCAGGATGAGGACGGTCAGACCGTGGACTCGCATTCGATCTCCGCCGGGCTCGACTACCCCTCCGTGGGGCCCGAGCACGCCTACCTGGCCGACGTCGGCCGGGTCGCCTACGAGCCGGTGACTGACGCCGAGTGCATGGATGCGTTCCAGCAGCTCTGCCGGACCGAAGGGATCATCCCGGCCGTTGAGTCCGCCCATGCCCTCGCCGGCGCCGCACGGCTGTCCGCCTCCTGGGGCGATGAGGGCGCGGATCGCATCATCGTGGTCAGCCTCTCCGGCCGCGGCGACAAGGACGTGGCCACCGCCGCTGAGTGGTTCAGGCTCCTCCCCGGGCAGGAGAACGACCCCGCAGCCGACGACGCGGGCTCCGAGGCCCCCGAAGCGGGGGTGCAGTCATGA
- the trpC gene encoding indole-3-glycerol phosphate synthase TrpC, with the protein MPTVLDQIITGVREDLADRKSSAPLREVTARAADAAPALDARQALTGGRDDAEGVRIIAEVKRKSPSKGDLARIPDPARLAQAYQSGGASVLSVLTERRRFNGSLEDLDAVRSRVDIPVLRKDFMVDEYQFHEARAHGADLVLLIVAALDDYQLRDYLALTHELGMDALVEAHTEEEIRRAAEVGAGIVGVNTRNLKTLEVSPSHYQDMASHLPDHVVRVAESGVDGPGVVLDYARQGADAVLVGEALVKHGDPTAAVRDFREASLAKESS; encoded by the coding sequence ATGCCCACAGTTCTTGACCAGATCATCACCGGGGTCCGGGAGGACCTCGCCGACCGCAAGTCCTCCGCGCCGCTGCGTGAGGTGACCGCCCGCGCCGCGGACGCCGCCCCCGCGCTGGACGCCCGCCAAGCCCTCACCGGCGGCCGTGACGATGCCGAGGGCGTGCGCATCATCGCGGAGGTGAAGCGGAAGTCCCCCTCCAAGGGAGACCTCGCCCGCATCCCGGACCCAGCCCGGCTCGCCCAGGCCTACCAGTCCGGCGGAGCCAGCGTGCTCTCCGTCCTCACCGAGCGCCGCCGCTTCAACGGTTCCCTGGAGGATCTCGACGCCGTTCGCAGCCGGGTGGACATCCCGGTGCTGCGCAAGGACTTCATGGTGGATGAGTACCAATTCCACGAGGCCCGCGCCCATGGCGCTGACCTGGTCCTGCTGATCGTTGCCGCCCTGGACGACTACCAGCTGCGCGACTACCTCGCCCTCACCCACGAGCTGGGCATGGACGCGCTGGTGGAGGCCCATACAGAGGAGGAGATCCGCCGTGCGGCCGAGGTCGGTGCCGGAATCGTCGGCGTCAACACCCGCAACCTGAAGACCCTCGAGGTCAGCCCCTCCCACTACCAAGACATGGCCTCGCACCTGCCGGACCATGTGGTCCGGGTCGCCGAGTCAGGTGTGGACGGCCCCGGCGTCGTCCTCGACTACGCCCGCCAGGGCGCCGACGCCGTGCTGGTCGGCGAGGCCCTGGTGAAGCACGGCGACCCCACCGCCGCCGTCCGCGACTTCCGCGAAGCCAGCCTCGCCAAGGAGAGCTCATGA
- a CDS encoding HGxxPAAW family protein, translated as MATSSTQVRDVEQQPEADDEFIHHDHIGHGSTPAAWTLCLGVILGSLLIGVGMIIANEILIYVGIAILPLAIIGGVVLKKMGYGVEMDAEAVLRKGEDPRRHQGPAQPDQTAGAEERQPAHGTH; from the coding sequence ATGGCGACCAGCAGCACCCAGGTCCGCGATGTTGAGCAGCAGCCGGAGGCCGACGACGAATTCATCCATCACGACCACATCGGCCACGGCTCCACCCCTGCGGCCTGGACTCTCTGCCTCGGCGTCATCCTCGGATCGCTGCTCATCGGCGTCGGGATGATCATCGCCAACGAGATCCTCATCTACGTGGGCATCGCCATCCTGCCGCTGGCCATCATCGGCGGCGTGGTGCTGAAGAAGATGGGCTACGGCGTGGAGATGGACGCTGAGGCTGTCCTGAGGAAGGGCGAGGACCCGCGCCGCCACCAGGGCCCCGCGCAGCCGGACCAGACCGCGGGCGCCGAAGAGCGGCAGCCCGCTCACGGCACCCACTGA
- a CDS encoding Trp biosynthesis-associated membrane protein has product MLERLTRRNLVLAALAAGGILFAATTQTWVLAEGLGETSAVQEAVIPGTEISDLVTAMALVGLAGALAVSIARRVLRYVIAAVLLGAGVLALVQIVGVILDPAGASLAALGETTGTTEPAESYDLGVAVYAAAAGAGLMVLCGAALLAVVGRWQDAKASKKYSRTASSSPGEADGEEPDEFDLWDGLSQGDDPTDSAR; this is encoded by the coding sequence ATGCTTGAGCGCCTCACCCGGCGGAACCTCGTCCTGGCGGCCCTGGCCGCCGGCGGCATCCTCTTCGCCGCCACCACTCAGACCTGGGTGCTCGCCGAGGGCCTGGGGGAGACCTCCGCGGTGCAGGAGGCGGTGATTCCCGGCACGGAGATCTCAGACCTGGTCACCGCGATGGCCCTGGTGGGCCTGGCCGGGGCGCTGGCCGTCTCCATCGCTCGCAGAGTGCTGCGGTACGTCATCGCGGCGGTCCTGCTCGGCGCCGGGGTCCTGGCGCTGGTCCAGATCGTCGGCGTCATCCTCGACCCCGCGGGCGCCTCGCTGGCCGCGCTGGGGGAGACCACCGGCACCACCGAGCCGGCGGAGAGCTACGACCTCGGCGTCGCAGTCTACGCGGCCGCGGCAGGGGCGGGGCTGATGGTGCTGTGCGGGGCTGCGCTGCTGGCCGTCGTCGGCCGGTGGCAGGACGCCAAGGCCTCCAAGAAGTACAGCCGCACCGCCTCGTCCTCGCCGGGCGAGGCAGACGGCGAGGAGCCTGACGAGTTCGACCTCTGGGACGGCCTCTCCCAGGGCGATGACCCCACTGACTCGGCCCGCTGA